The genomic window AAAATGTAATTGGATAAGGCAGAATTCCTACCGAAATTTCGAACAATTTGCTTCCAAAAATCTCAACATCTACAGGATACCAATAGAAAAACTTCTGAAAAATGAGGTTAGATACCACCAAAGAGGTTATAAATAGACTTCCGAGTAAAAGATAGATGCGTTGGGCTAAAAACTTGTCTTTTAACGACATTAAAAATGGTTAATAAATTGTTGTAGTAAAGATAAACTATTAATTTTTGTTTTAGTTATTTTGCTAATTCCATGACAGCAGGCAAATCCGTTTACATAGCATTAGGAAGTAACAAAGGCAACAGGTTAGAATACTTGCAACTAGCCATAGATGCTATTTTTGAAAGGGTTGGTACAATCCGTAAAATTTCTAAAGTCTATGAAACTCCTGCTTTAGGTTTTGAAGGTGATAATTTTTATAATGCTTGCATTAAGATTGAAACCGAATTAAAACCAAAAAAACTACTAAGAGTCCTTAAGCAAATTGAAGCTGATTTAGGCAGAACCACCAAAAAATCTGACACTTATGAGTCTCGTGAGATTGATTTAGACATCTTGTTTTACGAAGATGAAGTCATCAATGAAAAGTCGCTTATAATACCACATCCTGCCATACACCTGCGTAAGTTTGTTTTAGTACCATTATCTAATATTGCCAAAGACGTCAAGCATCCTGTTTTTCAGAAAACAGTTAGTGAATTGCTAGATGATTGTAAAGATGAGTCTGAAATTGAACCTATAAAAATCTGGCTTAAAAACCCAATGAAGCGCTTTGATTTTGGTAGCTATAATTTTATAGCTATTGAAGGTAATATTGGCGCAGGTAAAACCAGTTTA from Winogradskyella sp. MH6 includes these protein-coding regions:
- the folK gene encoding 2-amino-4-hydroxy-6-hydroxymethyldihydropteridine diphosphokinase, coding for MTAGKSVYIALGSNKGNRLEYLQLAIDAIFERVGTIRKISKVYETPALGFEGDNFYNACIKIETELKPKKLLRVLKQIEADLGRTTKKSDTYESREIDLDILFYEDEVINEKSLIIPHPAIHLRKFVLVPLSNIAKDVKHPVFQKTVSELLDDCKDESEIEPIKIWLKNPMKRFDFGSYNFIAIEGNIGAGKTSLSHKIAQDFNAKLILERFADNPFLPKFYKEPERYAFTLEMSFLADRYQQISDDLSQLDLFKDFMVSDYDVHKSLIFSKVTLADDEFRLYRKLFYQVYKDIARPDLYVYLYQNTERLQANIKKRGRKYESDIQDDYLEKINSGYLNFLRNQTELNVKIIDISDKDFVKNREDYLWLLNKINA